A window from Ramlibacter pinisoli encodes these proteins:
- the tal gene encoding transaldolase, giving the protein MNQLEALKQFTTVVADTGDFRQLAQYRPQDATTNPSLILKAVQKPEYAPLLRDTMSRFGSRPLDEAMDRLLVQFGREILSIIPGRVSTEVDARLSFDTEATVARAERIIELYQAEGVPVERVLVKVASTWEGIQAAARLERRGIHTNLTLLFSFCQAVACGQAKVRLISPFVGRIYDWYKKSAGSAWDEAASAGPNDPGVQSVRQIYLHYKHFGIATEVMGASFRNTGQIQALAGCDLLTISPELLAQLATAEAPLARALDPQQARALDLPPVNFDEAGFRYALNEDAMATEKLAEGIRSFAADAVKLEKLMKAA; this is encoded by the coding sequence ATGAACCAACTCGAGGCCCTCAAGCAGTTCACCACCGTGGTCGCGGACACGGGTGACTTCCGGCAACTGGCGCAGTACCGGCCCCAGGATGCCACCACCAACCCCTCGCTCATCCTCAAGGCGGTGCAGAAGCCCGAGTACGCCCCCTTGCTGCGCGACACGATGAGCCGCTTCGGCAGCCGGCCGCTCGACGAGGCCATGGACCGGCTGCTGGTGCAGTTCGGCCGCGAGATCCTGTCCATCATCCCGGGCCGGGTGTCCACCGAGGTCGATGCGCGACTGAGCTTTGACACCGAGGCGACGGTGGCGCGCGCCGAGCGCATCATCGAGCTCTACCAGGCCGAGGGCGTGCCGGTCGAGCGCGTGCTGGTCAAGGTCGCGTCCACCTGGGAAGGCATCCAGGCGGCGGCGCGGCTGGAGCGGCGCGGCATCCACACCAACCTGACGCTGCTGTTCTCGTTTTGCCAGGCGGTGGCCTGCGGCCAGGCCAAGGTGCGGCTGATCTCGCCCTTCGTCGGCCGCATCTACGACTGGTACAAGAAGTCCGCCGGCAGCGCCTGGGACGAGGCCGCGAGCGCCGGCCCGAACGATCCCGGCGTGCAGTCGGTGCGGCAGATCTACCTGCACTACAAGCACTTCGGCATCGCCACCGAGGTGATGGGGGCGAGCTTCCGCAACACCGGGCAGATCCAGGCGCTGGCCGGCTGCGACCTGCTGACCATCAGCCCCGAGCTGCTCGCGCAGCTGGCCACGGCCGAGGCGCCACTGGCGCGCGCGCTCGACCCGCAGCAGGCCCGGGCGCTCGACCTGCCGCCGGTGAACTTCGACGAGGCGGGCTTCCGCTACGCCCTGAACGAAGACGCGATGGCGACCGAGAAGCTGGCCGAGGGCATCCGGTCCTTTGCCGCCGACGCCGTCAAGCTCGAGAAGCTGATGAAGGCGGCCTGA